Proteins found in one Erythrobacter sp. 3-20A1M genomic segment:
- a CDS encoding CoA transferase subunit A, whose product MQKLYSDAAAALDGLLHDGLLIASGGFGLCGIPERLLTAIRESGVKDLTFASNNAGIDNEGIGMLLRTKQVKKMISSYVGENKEFERQFLSGELEVEFCPQGTLAERMRAGGAGIPGFYTKTGVGTQVAEGKEVKQFADRDGRMEDYILEHGIFADLSIVKAWKADETGNVLFRKTARNFNVPAATCGKVCVVEVEEIVPAGALDPDEIHLPGVFVNRMIVGAPYDKKIEFVTTREREAA is encoded by the coding sequence ATGCAGAAACTCTATTCCGACGCCGCCGCCGCCCTGGACGGGCTGCTCCATGATGGTCTTTTGATAGCGTCGGGCGGGTTCGGCCTGTGCGGCATCCCCGAACGCCTGTTGACCGCGATCCGCGAATCGGGCGTGAAGGACCTGACCTTCGCCAGCAACAATGCCGGGATCGACAACGAAGGCATCGGCATGCTGCTGCGCACGAAGCAGGTGAAGAAGATGATCAGCTCCTATGTCGGGGAGAACAAGGAGTTCGAGCGGCAATTTCTCTCCGGCGAGCTGGAGGTGGAATTCTGCCCGCAGGGCACGCTGGCCGAGCGGATGCGTGCGGGCGGCGCAGGCATTCCCGGCTTCTACACCAAGACCGGCGTCGGCACCCAGGTCGCCGAGGGCAAGGAAGTGAAGCAGTTCGCCGATCGCGATGGGCGAATGGAGGATTACATCCTCGAACACGGCATTTTCGCCGATCTTTCGATCGTGAAGGCATGGAAGGCGGACGAGACCGGCAATGTCCTGTTCCGCAAGACCGCGCGCAATTTCAACGTACCCGCCGCGACCTGCGGCAAGGTGTGCGTGGTGGAGGTGGAGGAGATCGTCCCCGCGGGCGCGCTCGACCCCGACGAGATTCACTTGCCCGGCGTATTCGTGAACCGGATGATCGTGGGCGCGCCCTACGACAAGAAGATCGAGTTCGTGACCACGCGCGAGCGCGAGGCGGCATGA
- a CDS encoding CDC48 family AAA ATPase, translated as MAEADVATEERTVKLQVAAARQEESGQGIARMPRAAFQALGVTEGDVVEITGKRTTAAIAMSAYDEDQALSVVRLDGLQRGNAEAGSGEHVKIVAAQSRPATRVVFAPASREMRLQGPTQALKRNFFRKPLMAGDLVATTGQQPVQNMPPEVRRMFNAPAYALTQIRLRVMSTVPKGIVHIDENTEVELRAEFEEPKSGRAVVNYDDVGGIDETIQQLREMVELPLRYPELFTRLGVDPPKGVLLHGPPGTGKTRLAQAVANESDAEFSIINGPEIMGSGYGESEKRLREVFEKASQNAPAIIFIDEIDSIAPKRDQVTGEAEKRLVAQLLTLMDGLEARANVVVIAATNRPDAIDEALRRPGRFDREIVIGVPDENGRREILAIHTRGMPLGDRVDLKELAKVTHGFVGADLAALAREAAIDAVRRIMPMLDLDERTVPPEVLENLHVGREDFLSALKRVQPSAMREVMVQVPDVGWDDIGGVDESIEKLKEGIELPIKNRAAFHRLGIRPAKGFLLYGPPGTGKTLLAKAVAREAEANFISMKSSDLLSKWYGESEQQIARMFRRARSVAPCVVFIDEIDSLVPARGSGAGEPQVTGRVVNTILAEMDGLEELQSVVVIGATNRPTLVDPALLRPGRFDELVYVGTPDQTGREQILEIHTDAMPLADDVSLASIAQKTERFTGADLEDVVRRAGLNALHRAGADVREVNAADFAAALEDSRATVTVQMEEEYKKMRGELKKRAAEAMPIGFIQEGMVEPTREQKHG; from the coding sequence ATGGCCGAAGCCGACGTCGCCACCGAAGAGCGAACCGTAAAATTGCAGGTCGCGGCCGCCCGGCAGGAGGAAAGCGGGCAGGGCATCGCCCGCATGCCCCGCGCCGCCTTCCAGGCCCTGGGCGTGACCGAAGGCGACGTGGTGGAGATCACGGGCAAGCGGACCACCGCCGCCATCGCCATGAGCGCCTATGACGAGGATCAGGCGCTGTCGGTGGTGCGCCTCGACGGGCTCCAGCGCGGCAATGCCGAAGCCGGATCGGGCGAGCATGTGAAGATCGTCGCCGCCCAATCGCGGCCTGCCACGCGCGTGGTCTTCGCCCCCGCCAGCCGCGAGATGCGCTTGCAGGGACCGACGCAGGCGCTGAAGCGCAATTTCTTCCGCAAGCCGCTGATGGCAGGGGATCTGGTCGCGACAACCGGCCAGCAGCCGGTCCAGAACATGCCGCCGGAGGTGCGCCGCATGTTCAACGCCCCGGCCTATGCGCTCACGCAGATCCGCCTGCGGGTGATGTCGACCGTGCCCAAGGGCATCGTCCATATCGACGAGAATACTGAGGTCGAATTGCGCGCCGAGTTCGAGGAGCCCAAATCGGGCCGCGCGGTGGTCAATTACGACGATGTCGGCGGCATCGACGAGACCATTCAGCAATTGCGCGAAATGGTCGAGCTGCCGCTGCGCTATCCCGAACTGTTCACCCGGCTCGGCGTCGATCCGCCCAAGGGCGTGTTGCTGCACGGCCCGCCCGGAACCGGCAAGACGCGGCTGGCGCAGGCGGTCGCCAACGAATCCGACGCCGAATTCTCGATCATCAACGGGCCGGAGATCATGGGTTCCGGCTATGGCGAGAGCGAGAAGCGGCTGCGCGAGGTGTTCGAGAAGGCCAGCCAGAACGCGCCCGCGATCATCTTCATCGACGAGATCGATTCGATCGCCCCCAAACGGGATCAGGTAACCGGTGAAGCGGAAAAGCGCCTCGTCGCGCAACTGCTCACTTTGATGGACGGGCTAGAAGCGCGCGCCAACGTGGTCGTGATCGCCGCCACCAACCGGCCCGATGCGATCGACGAGGCGCTGCGCCGTCCGGGCCGCTTCGACCGCGAGATCGTGATCGGCGTGCCGGACGAGAACGGGCGGCGCGAGATCCTGGCGATCCACACCCGCGGCATGCCGCTGGGCGACAGAGTCGATCTGAAGGAGCTGGCCAAGGTCACGCACGGCTTCGTCGGGGCCGATCTCGCGGCGCTGGCGCGCGAGGCCGCGATCGACGCGGTGCGCCGCATAATGCCGATGCTCGATCTCGACGAGCGGACCGTACCGCCCGAAGTGCTGGAGAACCTGCATGTCGGGCGCGAGGACTTCCTCTCCGCGCTCAAGCGGGTCCAGCCCTCCGCCATGCGCGAAGTCATGGTGCAGGTGCCCGATGTCGGCTGGGACGATATCGGCGGCGTCGACGAATCGATCGAGAAACTGAAGGAAGGCATCGAGCTTCCGATCAAGAACCGCGCGGCGTTCCATCGGCTGGGTATCCGACCCGCCAAGGGCTTCCTGCTCTACGGCCCACCGGGGACCGGCAAGACGCTGCTGGCGAAGGCGGTCGCGCGCGAGGCGGAAGCGAACTTCATCTCCATGAAAAGCTCCGATCTGCTGTCCAAATGGTATGGCGAGAGCGAGCAGCAGATCGCCCGGATGTTCCGCCGGGCACGGTCGGTGGCACCGTGCGTGGTCTTCATCGACGAGATCGATTCGCTCGTCCCGGCGCGCGGTTCGGGTGCTGGCGAGCCGCAGGTGACGGGCCGGGTGGTCAACACCATCCTGGCCGAGATGGACGGGCTGGAAGAATTACAATCGGTCGTCGTGATCGGCGCGACCAACCGCCCGACCTTGGTCGACCCTGCGTTGTTGCGGCCCGGCCGGTTCGACGAACTCGTCTATGTCGGCACGCCCGACCAGACGGGGCGCGAGCAGATCCTGGAAATCCACACCGATGCGATGCCGCTGGCCGACGACGTGTCGCTGGCGTCGATCGCGCAGAAGACCGAGCGCTTCACCGGGGCCGATCTGGAGGATGTGGTGCGCCGGGCGGGGCTCAACGCGCTGCACCGCGCGGGGGCGGATGTGCGCGAGGTGAACGCGGCCGACTTTGCCGCGGCGCTGGAGGATTCACGCGCGACCGTCACCGTGCAGATGGAAGAGGAATACAAGAAGATGCGCGGCGAGCTGAAGAAGCGCGCGGCGGAAGCTATGCCGATCGGCTTCATTCAGGAAGGCATGGTGGAACCTACGCGCGAACAGAAGCACGGCTGA
- a CDS encoding 5'-nucleotidase, lipoprotein e(P4) family: MMRRAVVAALLASASLSGCVSTSDSLMADARAAASQPVASLRGNDALGGTTDGARPEATMATDPLDQPAPDSMRWLYGSGEAAGASIQAYRMLADYAIGAAAAKPARSVEMGLPDAAGGTGTVDCRKPDGSTKQPAVVFDVDETVILNSGFEYWTALGHPYDSKSWDEWAANGAPFVAPVPGAVTGLRRLREAGIAVVYNTNRDARYAKGTAAAIAAAGLGPATHFDTLFLKGDDAMGGRKDGRRATIAARYCVVALAGDNLGDFADVFNDSGLAPQARRELAARGRYAQLWGNGWFALPNPVYGESIKGNVGDVFPPDARWQPGIAGDAPNP; the protein is encoded by the coding sequence ATGATGCGGCGCGCGGTCGTCGCGGCGCTGCTGGCGAGCGCAAGCCTGTCGGGCTGCGTCTCAACCAGCGACAGCCTGATGGCCGACGCGCGCGCGGCGGCGAGCCAGCCGGTTGCGAGCCTGCGCGGGAACGACGCGCTGGGTGGGACGACCGATGGAGCCCGTCCGGAAGCGACGATGGCGACCGATCCGCTCGACCAGCCCGCGCCCGATTCGATGCGCTGGCTCTATGGTTCGGGCGAAGCCGCCGGGGCCTCCATCCAGGCGTATCGCATGCTTGCCGATTACGCGATCGGCGCGGCCGCCGCGAAGCCCGCGCGATCGGTCGAGATGGGCCTGCCCGATGCCGCTGGCGGAACCGGAACGGTGGATTGCCGCAAGCCCGACGGCTCGACCAAGCAGCCCGCCGTGGTGTTCGATGTGGACGAGACGGTGATCCTCAATAGCGGGTTCGAATACTGGACCGCGCTCGGCCATCCCTATGACAGCAAGTCTTGGGATGAATGGGCCGCCAACGGCGCGCCGTTCGTGGCACCCGTCCCCGGCGCGGTGACCGGTCTGCGCCGCCTGCGCGAGGCGGGCATCGCGGTTGTCTACAACACCAATCGCGATGCGCGATATGCGAAGGGAACCGCCGCCGCCATTGCCGCCGCGGGCCTGGGCCCGGCAACGCATTTCGACACGCTGTTCCTGAAGGGTGACGATGCGATGGGCGGGCGCAAGGACGGTCGCCGCGCCACCATCGCCGCACGCTATTGCGTGGTGGCGCTGGCAGGTGACAATCTCGGCGACTTCGCCGACGTCTTCAACGACAGCGGTCTCGCTCCGCAGGCCCGCCGCGAACTCGCCGCGCGGGGGCGCTATGCGCAGTTGTGGGGCAATGGCTGGTTCGCGCTGCCCAACCCCGTTTACGGCGAATCGATCAAGGGGAATGTGGGCGACGTCTTCCCGCCCGACGCGCGCTGGCAGCCGGGCATCGCGGGAGACGCGCCCAACCCATGA